One part of the Bacteroidales bacterium genome encodes these proteins:
- a CDS encoding CPBP family intramembrane metalloprotease, with the protein MKHRKTITTLVIILFYLFIQYKYFIISFVAGIKFTSLNEHGIILIGYIISLALIFIPFLLLYDVKFKTFTDEFGMRANFFISFVFILIASIPIIIGLLFNLKDSLNLLSYNTIVTVFFAAIMNEFVSRAFLFGQLFRRGGWGFVQAAAIGPVFLGMKIISNTLDPLIISISFINVLLMGLFYAWLFIEWNNNIWIPMGLHIFINLSWLVFENGEKSCFGSTEGIIYRSITIFISIVITILMCVHRKKFRINKLNIFAWK; encoded by the coding sequence ATGAAGCATCGAAAAACTATCACTACCCTTGTAATAATTCTTTTCTATTTATTCATACAATACAAATATTTTATTATTTCATTTGTTGCAGGTATTAAATTTACTTCGCTTAATGAACATGGTATAATATTAATTGGATATATTATTTCATTAGCATTGATTTTTATCCCGTTTTTACTTTTATATGATGTAAAATTCAAAACATTTACCGACGAATTTGGAATGCGGGCAAATTTTTTTATCAGCTTTGTATTTATACTAATTGCGTCAATTCCTATAATAATCGGTTTATTATTTAACTTAAAAGATTCGCTAAATTTATTATCATATAATACAATAGTTACAGTTTTTTTTGCTGCAATAATGAATGAATTTGTTTCGCGTGCTTTTCTTTTTGGGCAGTTATTCCGTAGGGGAGGATGGGGGTTTGTCCAGGCTGCAGCAATTGGTCCTGTGTTCTTAGGAATGAAAATTATTTCTAATACTTTAGATCCGTTAATTATTTCTATATCTTTTATAAATGTCCTTTTGATGGGATTATTTTATGCATGGCTTTTTATTGAATGGAATAACAATATATGGATACCTATGGGACTGCATATATTCATTAATCTTTCATGGCTTGTTTTTGAAAATGGCGAAAAATCTTGTTTTGGCAGTACCGAAGGAATTATTTATCGAAGTATTACAATTTTTATCTCTATAGTAATTACTATTTTAATGTGTGTTCATCGTAAAAAGTTCAGAATAAACAAATTAAATATATTTGCTTGGAAATAA